In one Magallana gigas chromosome 7, xbMagGiga1.1, whole genome shotgun sequence genomic region, the following are encoded:
- the LOC105332537 gene encoding zinc finger protein Noc: protein MQQLGEMLSTSASQYINPDYYNPLPTTLDAKKSPLAMLAQTCSSIGKDPSTKSIIPPLEKKDAEKQQLEKSTPAENETKDSNTKESADTNDKPKFRSVVHKDVPALVPVSRSKEEKSATPTSKSSPKPKDVTITTASASSQSERASVSSRSPHSRHSVPDDHRRRPESPRSPRHVPRSIASDYDVSKVGQSASFSSYPYFSHPGLSADALAGYPYGLHSHAAAAALAAQSSALAAQSSALKSAYGNTMSPYVSYARVRTPSGATTLVPVCRDPYCTNCQLTVQNSHLSSTCTAVGCTQCAHEKALQNLSMGLPSFPHMPPTTYSTSSLMSAQGLGSHLFSSSLYPSLSAAHSGLPFVCNWVSPGNEPCGKRFTTSEDLLQHLRSHTTVTDPLALAAAYERYGVPPAGLPGFSHLGLPSPGSSSPGSIRRTYPTSLSPLSAMGSSRYHPYKTMTSPATAGLPSQQLPSFGPYFSPYSLYGQRIGAAAVP from the exons ATGCAACAACTTGGAGAGATGTTGTCAACGTCTGCTTCTCAGTATATTAACCCGGACTATTACAATCCTTTACCAACAACG ctTGATGCAAAGAAAAGTCCATTAGCCATGCTAGCTCAAACATGTAGCAGCATTGGGAAAGATCCATCAACAAAATCCATCATTCCCCCACTGGAGAAGAAAGATGCCGAAAAACAACAGCtggaaaaatcaactcccgctgaaaacgaaacgaaagaCTCCAACACCAAGGAAAGTGCTGACACTAATGATAAACCCAAATTCCGCTCTGTGGTTCATAAGGACGTGCCAGCCCTCGTCCCAGTATCGCGATCAAAGGAGGAGAAATCTGCCACACCAACCTCTAAATCCTCACCCAAACCGAAAGATGTTACCATCACCACTGCCTCTGCTTCATCTCAATCTGAGCGGGCCAGTGTGAGTTCCCGGTCGCCACATTCGCGCCACTCTGTGCCAGACGACCACAGAAGACGACCCGAGTCCCCACGGTCACCACGACATGTCCCGAGATCCATTGCCAGTGATTATGATGTCAGCAAAGTTGGCCAGTCTGCCTCATTTTCCAGTTATCCCTATTTCTCACACCCTGGACTCTCCGCCGATGCCTTGGCGGGTTACCCTTATGGATTGCACTCCCATGCTGCAGCAGCTGCCCTGGCTGCCCAGTCCTCTGCACTCGCTGCTCAATCATCAGCCCTGAAATCCGCTTACGGGAACACCATGTCTCCATATGTTTCATACGCTCGTGTTCGGACCCCATCAGGGGCCACAACTCTTGTTCCAGTATGTCGAGATCCTTACTGTACAAACTGCCAACTGACTGTTCAAAATTCACATTTATCCTCTACCTGCACTGCTGTTGGATGTACACAATGTGCTCATGAAAAGGCGTTGCAAAATCTAAGCATGGGACTACCTTCTTTTCCTCACATGCCGCCGACAACATATTCAACATCCAGTCTCATGTCAGCCCAAGGTCTGGGGTCACACCTCTTTTCCTCATCACTGTACCCGTCTCTGTCCGCTGCCCACAGCGGTCTACCATTTGTCTGTAACTGGGTGTCCCCTGGTAACGAGCCGTGTGGAAAACGATTTACAACCTCTGAGGACCTCTTACAACATCTCCGTTCACACACCACTGTCACAGACCCGCTAGCCCTGGCAGCGGCCTACGAACGTTATGGGGTGCCACCCGCCGGACTCCCCGGGTTCTCTCATCTGGGTCTTCCATCACCTGGGTCAAGTAGTCCAGGGTCGATAAGGAGAACCTATCCTACAAGTCTCAGTCCCCTCAGTGCCATGGGTTCTTCCCGATACCATCCCTACAAAACGATGACGTCACCAGCCACAGCGGGACTTCCTTCCCAGCAGCTTCCGTCTTTTGGACCTTATTTCTCCCCGTATTCTCTGTACGGTCAGAGGATAGGCGCTGCTGCCGTTCCATGA